Proteins found in one bacterium genomic segment:
- a CDS encoding pre-toxin TG domain-containing protein, with protein sequence MFPNGDPLPKIDLPDGAFIKGKTWVKADRSEAVDWWGEYSRLNPGYREVYDPLSPNKRGYEKKVDAYFMIEAGRKRQVTNPETLNKLSSSQIKINPASADCFPTGDPLPKIDLPDGAFIKGTKKVATPNKGIFSEYPDKESVNEYYMIENGRKRLIPDEQAMLLWVPKKVSDSELKSMESGSPIGEKPKLVKGSGDSLWLVSDGRKRYFPSGSVTLQAYGYNISDIQTLPDAELEKIPTDNGVARINYYSQNVQKINRLTQFISSIISFIPGVGQLYSLISSFMGIDMITGQELSKANRWVGFLGGFGGLSGVKGVDLGKAASLSRNINIVVNYTNAFRIHTLLSLAMTHSQRKGSI encoded by the coding sequence TTGTTTCCCAACGGTGATCCTCTACCTAAAATTGACCTTCCCGATGGAGCATTTATTAAAGGAAAAACATGGGTAAAGGCAGATAGAAGTGAGGCTGTAGATTGGTGGGGAGAGTATAGTAGGTTAAACCCAGGGTATCGGGAAGTATATGACCCCCTGTCTCCTAATAAGAGAGGATACGAAAAGAAGGTTGATGCTTATTTTATGATTGAGGCAGGAAGAAAGAGGCAGGTCACCAACCCTGAAACACTTAACAAGCTTTCATCTTCTCAAATAAAGATAAATCCTGCCTCAGCTGATTGTTTCCCAACCGGTGATCCTCTACCTAAAATTGACCTTCCCGATGGAGCATTTATCAAAGGGACAAAGAAGGTAGCAACACCAAATAAAGGGATTTTTTCAGAATACCCAGATAAAGAAAGTGTTAATGAATATTATATGATTGAAAATGGAAGAAAGAGGCTAATTCCCGATGAGCAAGCTATGCTTCTCTGGGTACCTAAGAAGGTTAGCGATAGTGAACTTAAATCTATGGAAAGTGGAAGTCCAATTGGTGAAAAACCAAAGCTGGTTAAAGGCTCTGGGGATTCCTTATGGCTTGTTTCTGATGGGAGAAAGAGGTATTTCCCTTCCGGAAGTGTTACCTTACAAGCCTATGGATACAATATCTCTGATATTCAAACCCTTCCTGATGCAGAACTTGAGAAGATTCCCACCGATAATGGGGTGGCAAGGATAAATTATTACTCCCAGAATGTCCAGAAAATAAATAGACTAACCCAGTTTATCTCTAGTATAATTTCCTTTATCCCAGGGGTTGGTCAGCTATATTCCCTTATCTCTTCCTTTATGGGAATAGATATGATAACAGGCCAAGAGCTTTCTAAGGCAAATAGGTGGGTTGGTTTCTTGGGAGGATTTGGTGGACTTTCTGGTGTAAAGGGAGTAGACCTTGGAAAGGCAGCAAGCCTATCAAGGAATATAAACATAGTGGTAAATTATACAAACGCTTTTCGTATTCATACATTGCTGTCTCTGGCGATGACCCATTCACAGAGGAAAGGGAGCATATAA